AATCTTTGTAGGCTACCGTTGGGCAGACAAGCAGAAAGCAAAACCTCTTTTCTCGTTCGGTCACGGATTAAGCTACACCACTTTTGCTTATGGAAAGGTTGAAATTGATAAATCAAAAGTTACCGCTAATGACAAGTTTACAGTTAGTGTAAAAGTAAAAAACACAGGTAAACGTTCGGGATCTGAAGTGGTTCAGCTATACATCAGTGATTTAAAATCATCTCTTCCACGCCCTATAAAGGAACTGAAAGGGTTTAAAAAAGTTCTGCTGAATGCCGGAGAGGAACAAGTTGTTTCTTTCACAATAGACAAGGAAGTATTACAATTCTTTGATGACAGCAAGCACGAATGGATTGCAGAACCGGGGAAGTTTGAAGCATTGATAGGAGCTTCTTCTACTGATATCCGTGGAAAGGTAGGTTTTGAATTAAAGTAAATTATAATTGTGCAGCAATTACTACACAATTATAATCATTCCTTCTTATGAGAGAGTTGGAATATATAAGTATCTGAAGGTAATTAGATTGGATTTCAGGATAATTTAAGTAATCCTTCAGTATTAATTAGTAGTGACCTGCGCAAGTCGATTCATCGAGCTGCGCAGGCTGCTTTCTCAGGTTGCGCAGCTTGATAGAACGACCTGCGCAGGTCACCAAAAACAAAACCCGGACTCTTATATAATATTGTCCGAGTTTTATTTCAGATACTACCGAAGATTTTTTATTAGAAGTATTTGTAGATTTCCCCCTTTTTCGATTTAATACAAAAGTAAAAGAGGAGACTGTTTTTGCAGCCTCCTCTTTCCATATCTGTATCTCAGAGAATATGTGAACTATTTATGAAATATCAAAGCCGATTGTCCGGGCACATATACTTCACCACCAAACATTGTTCCCAAACCGTACTGATTTACCAATCCATTCTTGCAGACAACGGTATATTTCCCGGGCTCTATAGTAAACTTACGCGGGGCTCTGTCGCTATTAAGCGCCACAATAATTTCTTCCCAGCTATCACCTTTAGCAAATCCCTTTAAGCGGAATACGATAAGGTTTTTGCCCACAACAGGAAGGAATTCCATGTGCTTGCGAACCATCTCTGCATCTCCCATGTGAAAGGCCGGATGAGCTTTGCGCAAGGCAATCATTCCTTTGTAATAAGCAAATACATCTTTATAAAGCGTTTTGTTATTCCAGTTAATGGCATTTACGGCATCGGGACTCTCAAAACTGTTGTGAACAAGTTGTTTATCCCTCAGAATCTCATCACCGGCAAAGATAAACGGTACGCCCTGAGAAGTAAGAACTGCGGTTATTGCAAGCTTATCAATATTGGCAATCATCAAAGGAGAAGCATCAGGAACCGACGATTTTATTCGGTCGGCCAGACACATATCGTCGTGACAGCTTACATAACTAATCATTTGTGTAGGTTGTAACGCCCAGGGAGCCTTGCTGTAATTCACAGAGTCATTGATTATCTGCGGATGCTTTATTGCTCCAACCAGACCAAACTTCACACTCATCTCTTTTCCCGGAACACCAGTCATGAATCCCCCTTTATGATCATCATTAAAAGGACCACGAAGTCCGTCACGAAGTTCATCACTAAAGGCGGCTATGCGAGGCATTTTGAGTATATTTTCTTTCATTGCCAGTTTTGATTTAGGAAGCTGAGGCTCCTGAGCCGCCCATCCTTCACCATAAACATAAATGCTAGGGTCTACTTTATCCAAGGCAGCCCGTATCTGGTTCATCGTTTCAATGTCATGAATTCCCATCAAATCGAACCGGAATCCATCAACATGGTATTCTGTTGCCCAGTAAACCACCGATTCTATCATAAACTTACGCATCATTCCTCTTTCAGAAGCAGTCTCGTTGCCACAGCCTGAGCCATTGGCCAACTTACCATTCTTCTTCTGACGATAGAAATAACCAGGAGCAACCAGATCAAAATTACTTTTACCTGAGGTAGAAGTGTGATTATATACCACATCCATCACCACACGTATGCCAGCATTATGCAAACTTTGCACCATCTTCTTGAATTCTATAATACGAGTGGCCGGTTCTTTTGGATTAGTGGAATATGAACCCTCAGGAACATTATAGTTTTGCGGATCATATCCCCAGTTATACATATTCTTGTTCAAAGAAGCCTCATCAATTGATGCAAAATCAAACGAAGGTAAAAGATGAACATGCGTAATACCTAGTTCTTTCAGGTGATCAATACCTGTTGCATCTCCCGCAGTGTTCTTTGTACCTTTTTCTGTAAGTGCAAGAAATTTTCCACGATGCTTTATTCTTGAAGTGGAATCCATAGAGAAATCACGATGGTGCATCTCATAAAGAATAATATCTGCCTCACTCTTTAAAGGAGGACGATGATCATTAACCCACCCTTTCGGATCGGTATCCTTCAGATCTATAATAGCCGCCCGTTTGCCATTCAATCCTACAGCTTTGGCCATAATGCCCGGAGTTTCGCCCAGCCATTTCTCTTTGACCTTCACATTGAATGCATAGAACTTACCTTTCAGGTTTTGATTTACAGAAGCACTCCAAAGGCCATCTTCTTTAGATTCCAGAGTAACAGACTGGTAAGCCGAGCCTTCATCGCCCGAATCAAAAAGCATCAGTTCCACTTGCTCGGCAGTTGGTGCCCATAATGTAAACGTTGTTTGAGAAGGTGTGTAAACCATCTCATTGATTGGTGCCGAAGGAACAGGGTATTCATCGAAAGTCTTATAGACTTTCTTCTCCGACGTACAACTCACTGTAAAAAGTACTAATCCCATAAGGATAATTGATTTTAACTTCATAATGGTTGTTTTTTTAATATCTCACTTTTATTTTATTCGATCCGGGTTTTTACTGATAAAGTCTTTCCATCCATGATAAGCATTATCCAGTTGCGGACGGCCTGATTGCAGAAAATGGCAATAGGCAGCTGCCAATCCATCTGTGGCATCCATCTGAGGAAGCATGCTCTCCTGTGGAATTTTCAACATTCTTTGCAGCATATCAGCCACCTGTTCCTTGCTTGCCCCACCGCTTCCGGTAATTGCCATCTTTATTTTTAATGGAGCATATTCAGTTATAGGAATATCTCTACTGAGAGCTGCTGCCATAGCAACTCCTTGTGCCCGCCCCAGTTTAAGCATAGACTGCACATTTTTACCAAAGAAAGGAGCTTCAATTGCGAGTTCGTCGGGTAAATAAGCTTCAATAATGCCAATTACCCGTTCAAAGATATGACGTAACTTTATGTAATGATTGCCATATTTCCGAAGATCAACAACTCCCATAGCAATCAATTCCGGTTTGGTACCGACTACTTTAAGCACCCCATATCCCATAATAGTAGTTCCGGGGTCGATGCCTAAAATAATTTTTTCCTTTACAGGTTTTATCATTCCATAACCTCCAGTAATGTAGGAAATCCCACAACTTTGTTACCGAACATTTTTACAAGTTCATTGTTCAATTTGCCACCTATTTCTACATGCCAGCGATGCAACAATGCACTGCTTTCCACTTCCCATTGCAGAGTAAAGCATTCAGTATTCTCTTCCCGATGACTCAGTACACGAAGTAATCTATGGTTAGATAAGATTCCATTCTTCTCAACTTCAGGAACATAGACCTCGTGTAGCCAGATAAGAAAGTTACTCAAAACGTCCTCATCTATATTATAAGTTGTATTATACACTAACATAATTAAATTGTTTTTCGCAAAGATAGCTTATAAATCGAAATAAATATATATATACGTGCCGTAATTATCGGGGCATTAGCTCATCTGGCTAGAGTGCTACACTGGCAGTGTAGAAGTAATCGGTTCGAATCCGATATGCTCCACGAACCTTCCTTATTGCAGTTCAACAACTGCTTTTGTTCACTTACTTCTTTCTTAATTTATAAAGTCATTCTTTATTCACTACCATAATATTTTCCGAAGTAGTATCATTATAAGTAACTTTGATGATGGCCAACTTTTCATTCTTCATATCCATTTGGCAATAATCTTTTTTCACTTGTTGCTTAGAAAGAGATTGTCCAGACAAAGAAAGCAGTTCTATCTTATTCATTTTCTCATCACTCTTTACACAAATTTTTCCTTTTTCAGTCCATGCCTTGGCGCGAGAAAAAGAGGGAGACGCTTCTTCTGAAGTTCTAAAATCAATAACCAATGTAACATCTCCCTTTGAAGCAGAAACTACATTATTACTAGCTGAAGCAATCTTGGTAATAGCATCATTATTACTACTATCTTTATCGGAACTTAGTTTGCTATCTTTATTTGTTTTGAAATAAATGGTGGGAAATGTACTTCCCGAAGTAGTCAGATTATTTATTACTCCGCCTGTACCAATTGTATAAATGGATACTGAATATTGATTTTGCACAAAGTTAACAGACAGCTGTGTCGGAGTATTTACAGAAAGAGTAGTAAAACAGCCCTCTTTCAATTGTGAAGTCACATCTTCCTTATTATAATAAACTTTACCAATAGAAAAACCAGCGTTAGGCGTGATTTTAAAAGTTCTCGCCTGCCCGGCAGGCACTATCAAAGCTTGCCCACTTTGTAGATTATCATTATTATAAGAAATAAGGCCTCCATCACCTTTCACAACAGTTACTCTATATTCTTTTATTATACCTGATTCACTCACGTTCATAAAGTTACTCCATACAGATCCGGTCATATAAGCTGTAGCATATCCTTTAGGGACAACTAGTTTACAAGTCTTTTTATTTACATTATCCCAAATATCTTCTGTAATCTTTTGAGGGGTTGAGCTAAATGTTTTAATTTCCATTAAATTGCTACAATTACTAAATGCTGATGATTTAATATTAGAAAGTGCAGATGGAAAAGTAATACTTGTCAAACTAGTACAATTAGAGAATGATTCTTCTCCGATAGTACTAAGCGATGATGGAAAAACAATACTTGTCAAGCCAATACATCCTTTAAATGCATAATTTCCGATAGTTGTAAGTGCATCAGGAAGAATAATATTTAATAAATGCTTATTCATAAAAGCCGATTCTGGGATAGCTTTCAATTTAGTAGCACTTAAATCTATTGAAACAAGGTTGAGCATATGAGAATTCATGACAGCAAAGTCCGACTCATCTAATAGCCCCTCTAAAACAAGAGAGTTTACTTTATTGAGTGAAACTCCGGCAGCAATTATTTCAGAAGCCAACTTTTTAGTTGTAGTAATATTCAAATGAAGCGAAGTACCTTCACCTTCTATAATAGCCCTACTTGCCCAATAGTTTTCCCTGCGGTAACTATCTCCTGCCCCTTCAGGTACATAGACTGCAACTAACTTTGAGTCCAAAGAGTTTGATTGCATAATAGGAGCAACCTTTGCATTAATCTTACAAGATGTTAGGTTACAGCCATAGAATGTTCCATCACCTAATGTAGTTAGTGAATCAGGAAGAACAAGACTAGTTAAACCACTACAGCCATAAAAAGTACCATCTCCTATTGTAGTAAGGGTGGATGGAAAAACAATACTTGTAAGTCCACTACAACTATCAAAAGCATAATTATCTATAGCATAAAGTTTTGAAGGAAGTTCAACATTAATTAAACTAGTACAGCCAGAAAAAGCACCAAACTCAATAGTTTTAATTGTAGATGGAAGAATTATTGATTTTAGCGATGCTTTTCCAATAAACAATCCATCATTACTACAAAAGGCATAATTAGGAATAGCATTTGAAAGGTAATCGTTGTTATATGCTTTAACAATAACATTCTTCATGTTAATATTGGCTAGTACTGGCATATTATCTTTCATAACAACAAAATCTCTTTGGTCAATCACACCAGTAAGAGTTAAATCTGTCACAGCCTTTAATTCATCTGTAGAGAGAAGCGTTTTTAATGTTCCTGGTATAGCAATATTTATTGTTTTGTAAACTTGAGCTTTAAGCGGTAAAACACAGACGAATAGTGCAAATAATATTATTAAAGAATCCTTCTTCATTATATTTAAATATTAAACAACCTTTATTATCCTAAATTAATTTACAAAATTAAACTAATCAATCGAATTTCAAAGACTTTTATCAATATATTTTTAAAACTAGACTAATGATATTCTTTCTTATTGATGCTTTTTGCTAAGAAAAAGGAATGATTTATTATACAACAATATTCCGTTACATAATTGATTAAATCACTGTAATATAATGATTTATATTTAAATTACGTCATAAAAATAATTGATTAAGTAGCTAATTTTTGGTATTTTTAATAGTATTCGATGCTATAAAAATATGGTAAAATCAAGCATACTTAACCAATATTTGGATATCTGTAAGGATGTTCTTTCTGAAGCGGGAACAAAGTCAAACAAAATTTTCAAGGATTTTATCGTTGAAACACTTTTATTGTATATGATTATTCCCCAAAGAATAAATTATCTTCAACTAGGAAGATACACTCACTCCTGTGAGCAACGCTTTAGAATGAATTCAGCCAAGGAATTAGACTGGTGTTTTACAGGAAAAAGCGATAAAGGTTACCTTTATACCACAATGGCATATTCTAAATCCTTGAAACAAATGGTAAAACTTGTAGTTTGGATTTCTGAGAAGGGGAAAAAACATAAACTCTATTTCTCTACCGATATCAATCTTTCCGGCAAAGATGTGATAGAAACATATCGCACCCGTTTCCAGATTGAGTTCAATTTTAGAGATGCCAAGCAGTTTACAGAATGAGCCAGTGTCAGGCAAGGAATCTGTCAAAACTGGAATTTAATTTCAAGGCTTCATTAACAGCTGTGAATGTGGCAAAGATCGTTGCTAAAGAAAAGGGTATAAACTTTTCGATGGCTTCACTTAAAACAATGATGCACAATGCATTCCTGCTTCAAAGTTTTATTTGCGTGTCTGGTATTAGACCAAACAAGAGATTAAATCACAAACTATTCAAAGAACTCATTGAGTTTGCGGCTATTGCAGCATAGCTCAATACTATTTTATTAACGAACTATTATAATTTATAAAACAATAAATGAAAGCTGGTTGTTACATATAATAAAAAATATAGAAATGAGAACTTTTACAATTTTAGTCTGTATGACATTACTATCTATTGCATCTGTAAATGCACAGAATAAGTCTTTTTATGATTTTACAGTAAAAGACATCAATGGTCAGGAGATCAAAATGTCTTCCTTCAAAGGGAAGAAAGTATTAATCGTTAATGTGGCTTCAAAATGTGGACATACCCCGCAATACGAAAAACTTCAGGAACTTTTTGAAAAATATGGTAAGGGTAATTTTGTTATTATCGGCTTCCCTGCTAATAATTTTATGGGTCAAGAACCTGGAACAAACGAAGAGATTCAACAATTCTGTACGTTGAATTATCATGTAACATTCCCAATGATGTCTAAAATATCGGTCAAAGGAAAAGATATTGCTCCTTTATATAATTGGCTCACAAAGAAAGCTGAAAATGGAATACAAAATGCCGAAGTTAAATGGAACTTCCAGAAGTTTATGATTGATGAGAACGGCAACTGGGCAGGCGTAATACCACCTAGTGAAAGTCCCATGAGCGATAAAATTATTAATTGGATTGAAAAGGAATAAACAATTGCATTCTTTATTTATTGCCAGCCACATTAATAGATTCTGAAGTATCATCCAGATAAGTAACTTTGATAATTGATTCACTAAATATTTCATTTGTAATAATGAGAAAACAAATGATACAAAGAACTATTTAGAAAAATGCTTGTTACATAATAAGAACAGCTTAATTGTTGTTCTTATTATTTTATTGAGCATAATAGCTGTTTCATGAACAGCAAGGATCTTATCTAAATATGAAAAAATTATTATTTATATTATTATTACTTCCAACCATATGCTTCGGACAAACAAAGCAAGACCTCTTTTATCTAATAGATAAATTCCCGGTTGATAAGGCTGGCAACATAGATTTTTGCATTATTGATTCTGTAAAGAATGTCAGTAAGGAATCTCTCCATATAAGAGCAATTCAGGCAATCAACTGTTTTTTTAAAGATTCTCCTTCACCAATTATGCCAGTTTACAATGAGACAAATGATATGATTATTTACAGAGGCCGGTTTGGACGATATGAAAGAGCGAAGAAAACATTTTCTTCAGTCCTCAATACATACGTTTATAGATTCACTTTAAAAATAGAATATGAAGACAATTGGTATAAAATAGACTTCTATGATATTTCAGAGTCAATAGAAAATATCACCACTGATCTTTCAGAGCTTTTAAACAAAGATTATTATAATAAAGCCAGATTAACCTCCAGTTCATTAAAGGCTAAATACAACTCGATCTTATTCATTTACAATTATCTGACAACTAAAACAAACTCGATTGGTGAATATATGAGACAGACAGAAAAAAAGACGGGCAAATAAAGCAATCTTCTTCATCTATCGAGACACAAGTTTTCTCCTTTACCTCAAAGCATTAACATGCTATATATAGCAACAACAGATCGCCACAATAGAAATATGTAGCGATCTGTTGCAATAAATATATTCTTGTTACAGAAATCTATACGATTCTTTTAATTAATAAAAAGGTTCCGGAGAAACTTTCTTAAACTTATTTGCTTTGCAAAGTTATTACTCCTGTTTTCAATCCTTTGGCTGAAGCTTCAAGAGTAATATTGCCAGCTTTATCTTTAGTCTGAACAATAGCTGTCAGCATTCCATTAAATAAAGTCATTTGTGGCAAGTGGAACAAATCCATAGATATAGGATCTCCGTTTGCACCTGCACGATAGATTCCTGCTCCGCTCACTTTAAATTTAACCAGTTGGTTTACATCCGGACAAAGATTGCCATCCTTATCTACTACTTTCACGGTAATATAAGAAAGGTCTTTCCCATCAGCTGTAAGCAAAGTTCTGTCGGCTGTCAACTCTATATGATGAGGAGCACCTGCTGTGCGGATTTCTTTTTCAGCCACAGCCTTACCGTCTTTATCATAAGCCACTACCTTAACTGTTCCCGGTTCGTATTTAGTGTCCATCCACATCAAGCGGTAACGTTTCTGACGTTTCAGTTCCTTCATTGAAGCGTCATCGTTGCTATTATCTATAGTTACTGACAAATCTTTTGTGCGCTTACCCTGACTTTTGCCATTAATAAATAATTCTGCAGAAGGATAATTGGTATACACAAATACAGGAGTCACTTCGCCTTCGCGACCTTTCCAGTTCCAATGAGGAAGAATATGCAATGTTTCTTTTGTAGGATTCCAATGACTGCGATACAAATAATAACGATCTTTAGGAAGACTTGCAAGGTCTATAATTCCAAACAAAGAACTATGATTTGGCCAATCCTCATAATACGGAGTCGGCTCACCCAGATAATCGAAACCTGTCCAAACAAACTCACCGATACAATAAGAGCGGTCATCATGCTGAATATAATCATCTTCGGGCAGATTAGACCAATCACAATACTCTACATCGTATGAAGATGATTGATGGTCGTCGTACTTTTGCATGATTTTAGGTTCTACAGGGAATTTATAAACTCCTCGCGAACTAACTGTAGAGGCCGTTTCACATCCAAGAATTAATTGCTGAGGAAGTTTTTCGTAAGCTTCTGGATATATGCCTGTATGATAATTAATTCCGGCAATATCCATTATTGCAGCAAAGTTATTCCCTATATCTGCTTTAGGCTTATTCATACCCTGAGTTACAGGACGGGTAGGATCTTCGCGATGACAGATGTCTTGTAAAAAGCGTGCCATCTTAGCTCCACCTGCAACTCCTTGCTGAGGGACTTCATTACCTATACTCCACATTACTACACTTGGATTGTTACGATAATGATGAACTAAATTCACCAAATCTTTCTCTGCCCATTCATCAAACAAAAGATTATATCCATTCTTACATTTAGGAGCTTTCCACTCATCAAATGATTCGGCCATAACCATCATTCCCATTTCATCGCAAACCTTTATTAATTCCGGTGAAGGCATATTGTGAGAGGTACGGATTGCATTGCTACCCATCTCCTTTAGCATACTAACCTGATGGCGTAAAGCTGCTTCATTGGTTGCTGCACCAAGAGGTCCCAGATCATGATGCATACAAACACCTCTGAATTTTATCTTCTTTCCGTTCAGGAAGAATCCCTTATCAGGAATTATTTCAATAGAGCGAATTCCAAATGTTGTTGTATATTCGTCTTTCAAAGTAGAACCCTCGTAAAGCTTAGATACAGCCTTATATAAATATGGAGTTTCAATATCCCATAATTTAGGCTGAGGTACAATTATATTCTGTTCGAAGAGATCACCATCGTATTTGCTCAGGTTTGTTTCGTTTGTTGCAACAATTCTATTATCAACATCCTTTATATCCGTAACCAACCGGAAGTTTTCCGCTTTGGTATCTGCCGGACGAACAACCTTTGTCTTCAGATTTATTTTCGCAAAATCTGAAGTTATTTTAGGGGTTGTCAATTGCGTTCCCCAAACAGGAATATGCGCATCGTCTGTTATAATCACGTGAACATTACGATATAATCCTGCTCCGGGATACCATCGGGATGATTCTTCCTTGTTTTCTAAACGAACAGCCAGTAAATTATTTCCTGCTTCATTAAGATAAGGAGTAATATCCAGATAAAAAGAGTTGTATCCATAAGCCCAATGGCCTACTTTCTTTCCATTAAGAAAAACTTCGGGATTACTCATAGCTCCGTCAAAAAGTATAGCCGCTTTCTTCCCTTTTGTAAATTCAGGAACTTTAAAATTGATTCTGTACCAACCTACTCCAACAAAAGGCAATCCACCGGTTCTTCCGGCATGTTCCATTGCTTCTTTTTGTCCATCCTGAGTAATAGCAACCTTTTGCATATCATTCTTTGAACTGAATGGCCCATAAATAGCCCAGTCATGCGGAACAACGACCGACTGCCATTTACTATCATTAAAACCTGGAGAATAAGATTGAGGATTGTCCGTTCTGGCAAATTTCCATCCCTTTTCTAGCAAAAACTCTGTGCGGACTTGTGCGGAAAGTATGCTTAATAAGCAGCACCAGCTTAAAGCAAATAAAAATGATTTCTTCATGAGTATCCGATAAATTATGTATTTCGAGACAAAAATAAGAAAAGAAAAAGAAATCAGGGCCCTTTGAATTAAAAAAATCAAAGAGCCCTGAAGCTATAATACTATTCTACGATTTCACCTCTTCTCTGCAGGGACTCACATCTCCTATAACAGGTGAATCATTTGAAACGGCCTCATCCACGTATGAATGTCTGGACGTTTTCCCCTCTTTTTTGCTTTTCCTCTCTACCGGAATTCTCATTCCGTAGAATGACCGCCATACAAAAATTAAACTGAGAATAAGGAATGGAATGGCAATATACATTGAATAATCTAAATCCGGGTTACGTTTCATCTCAATACAGATTTCTGTAGCCAGAAGTCCGAACAACGTTGAAAACTTAATGATTGGGTTTAAAGATACAGACGAAGTATCTTTAAACGGATCTCCCACTGTATCACCCACCACCACAGCTTCGTGTAATGGAGTATTCTTTTCTTTCAAATCTACTTCCACCACTTTCTTTGCATTATCCCAGCTACCTCCGGCATTTGCCATAAAGATTGCCTGGAATAATCCGAATACTGCAATTGAAACCAGATAAGCAACAAAGAAGTTAGGATCCATGAATGCAAATGAAAGAGTAAGGGAGATCAATGCAATAAAGATGTTCCACATACCTTTTTGTGCATATTGAGTGCAGATCTTCACAACTGCTTTAGAGTCTTCAATATCCGCTTCCGTCTTATCCATATTAAAGTTCTTCTTAATAAATTCCACAGCCCGATAGGCTCCGGTAGTAACTGCCTGCATGGAAGCTCCGCTAAACCAGAAAATAACTGCTCCACCACAAATCAAACCTAGAATAACCGGTGCATCTGTGAGAGAAAGTTTAAGCATTCCTACTTTTTCGAGTAATAAGATAATAGAGAAGATCATGGTTGTGGCTCCTACCACAGCCGTTCCAATAAGTACCGGTTTAGCTGTTGCCTTGAATGTATTTCCGGCAGAGTCATTTGCTTCAAGAAAATGCTTTCCTACTTCAAAATCGGGTGTAAAGCCAAAATCTTTCTCTATAGATTCACTGATACCCGGAATCTGTTCAATCTGTGAAAGTTCAAATACAGATTGTGCATTATCGGTTACAGGTCCGTAACTATCAACCGCAATGGTAACAGGTCCCATACATAAAAAGCCAAAGGCAACTAAACCGAATGCAAAGATTGAGGCATGAGGACCAAGTATTTCAACTAAACCTTGTTCTGAAGTAAAATAGGCTATTGTCATTAAAGCAACAATAAGCAATCCTGTCCAGAATGCACTTAAATAGCCGGTAACAATACCTGAAAGAATGTTCAAAGAGGCACCTCCTTCACGTGAAGCAGTTACAATTTCCTGTACATGATTTGATTTTGAACTGGTAAACATCTTGGTAAATTCAGGAATCAGTACTGCAGCTAACGTTCCGCAACTGATAATAATAGCCAGTTTCCACCAAAGAGTAGTATTAGTTAAGTCGGACAATAATAAATGGCTCATAAAGAAACTTACAGAGATACAGAGAATAGCTGCAATCCAGATTAAACGCATCAGAGGAGCCTCAAAATTGAAATCCTTTTTATTTGCATAAAGTTTTCTTGAAATTGCCTGATTAATAAAGAAAGAACATCCGGAAAGGAAGTCCATCAGAAAGCGCATACCGAAAATCCACACAATCAATTTAGCCTGTATTTCAGGATTATCTATAGCAAGGGTAATAAATGTGATTAATGCCACACCGGTTACTCCATAAGTTTCAAAACCATCGGCAGTTGGGCCCACACTATCGCCGGCATTATCACCGGTACAATCGGCAATTACACCCGGGTTACGTGGATCATCTTCCTTCACTTTGAAGATTACTTTCATTAAGTCAGAGCCAATATCAGCAATCTTGGTAAAAATACCACCGGCAATACGCAGAGCACTTGCACCCAAAGATTCACCAATGGCAAATCCAAGGAAACAGATTCCGACTCTATCACGGGGAACAAACAGCAAGATTACTACCATCATCACAAGTTCGAGAGAGATAAGGAAAAGTCCCACACTCATTCCGGCCTTCAAAGGGATATTTACCACATCAAGAGGCCTTGCCCGCAAAGAAGCAAAGGCAGTACGGGCGTTCGCATAAGTATTCACACGAATTCCGTACCAGGCCACACTATACGAACCTAACATACCAATGATAGAAAATAACAGAACCTCCATAACCACAAAGAATGGCTTCCCTAGCAATCCAAAGAAGTATATACAAAGAATACCAGCAACTATAGAAAAAAGCATTAACAGGAATTTGCCTTGCTGAAGAAGATAAGTACGGCAGGTGGCATAAATTATAGCCGCCACTTTCAGCATAGAATCATGTGCTCTTAGTTTTTTGATCTGATGGAACAGAATTAAACTGAATCCCAACGTTCCAACAATAATCATAGCTCCATAAAATAGGAAATCCCAGGAAGAGACAGTACCACCAAAGATGTGATAAGAGCCTTGGTGCAGGTCTGGTATTGCCAAATCGGCTTCACTTGCCTGCGCGTTCAAACAAAGTCCCAATAACATAGATGTTAAGAAGAAAAATTTC
This genomic interval from uncultured Bacteroides sp. contains the following:
- a CDS encoding sodium-translocating pyrophosphatase, with protein sequence MNKLMKFFFLTSMLLGLCLNAQASEADLAIPDLHQGSYHIFGGTVSSWDFLFYGAMIIVGTLGFSLILFHQIKKLRAHDSMLKVAAIIYATCRTYLLQQGKFLLMLFSIVAGILCIYFFGLLGKPFFVVMEVLLFSIIGMLGSYSVAWYGIRVNTYANARTAFASLRARPLDVVNIPLKAGMSVGLFLISLELVMMVVILLFVPRDRVGICFLGFAIGESLGASALRIAGGIFTKIADIGSDLMKVIFKVKEDDPRNPGVIADCTGDNAGDSVGPTADGFETYGVTGVALITFITLAIDNPEIQAKLIVWIFGMRFLMDFLSGCSFFINQAISRKLYANKKDFNFEAPLMRLIWIAAILCISVSFFMSHLLLSDLTNTTLWWKLAIIISCGTLAAVLIPEFTKMFTSSKSNHVQEIVTASREGGASLNILSGIVTGYLSAFWTGLLIVALMTIAYFTSEQGLVEILGPHASIFAFGLVAFGFLCMGPVTIAVDSYGPVTDNAQSVFELSQIEQIPGISESIEKDFGFTPDFEVGKHFLEANDSAGNTFKATAKPVLIGTAVVGATTMIFSIILLLEKVGMLKLSLTDAPVILGLICGGAVIFWFSGASMQAVTTGAYRAVEFIKKNFNMDKTEADIEDSKAVVKICTQYAQKGMWNIFIALISLTLSFAFMDPNFFVAYLVSIAVFGLFQAIFMANAGGSWDNAKKVVEVDLKEKNTPLHEAVVVGDTVGDPFKDTSSVSLNPIIKFSTLFGLLATEICIEMKRNPDLDYSMYIAIPFLILSLIFVWRSFYGMRIPVERKSKKEGKTSRHSYVDEAVSNDSPVIGDVSPCREEVKS
- the galB gene encoding beta-galactosidase GalB, yielding MKKSFLFALSWCCLLSILSAQVRTEFLLEKGWKFARTDNPQSYSPGFNDSKWQSVVVPHDWAIYGPFSSKNDMQKVAITQDGQKEAMEHAGRTGGLPFVGVGWYRINFKVPEFTKGKKAAILFDGAMSNPEVFLNGKKVGHWAYGYNSFYLDITPYLNEAGNNLLAVRLENKEESSRWYPGAGLYRNVHVIITDDAHIPVWGTQLTTPKITSDFAKINLKTKVVRPADTKAENFRLVTDIKDVDNRIVATNETNLSKYDGDLFEQNIIVPQPKLWDIETPYLYKAVSKLYEGSTLKDEYTTTFGIRSIEIIPDKGFFLNGKKIKFRGVCMHHDLGPLGAATNEAALRHQVSMLKEMGSNAIRTSHNMPSPELIKVCDEMGMMVMAESFDEWKAPKCKNGYNLLFDEWAEKDLVNLVHHYRNNPSVVMWSIGNEVPQQGVAGGAKMARFLQDICHREDPTRPVTQGMNKPKADIGNNFAAIMDIAGINYHTGIYPEAYEKLPQQLILGCETASTVSSRGVYKFPVEPKIMQKYDDHQSSSYDVEYCDWSNLPEDDYIQHDDRSYCIGEFVWTGFDYLGEPTPYYEDWPNHSSLFGIIDLASLPKDRYYLYRSHWNPTKETLHILPHWNWKGREGEVTPVFVYTNYPSAELFINGKSQGKRTKDLSVTIDNSNDDASMKELKRQKRYRLMWMDTKYEPGTVKVVAYDKDGKAVAEKEIRTAGAPHHIELTADRTLLTADGKDLSYITVKVVDKDGNLCPDVNQLVKFKVSGAGIYRAGANGDPISMDLFHLPQMTLFNGMLTAIVQTKDKAGNITLEASAKGLKTGVITLQSK